From the Helicobacter pylori genome, one window contains:
- a CDS encoding succinyldiaminopimelate transaminase, giving the protein MTFEPYPFERLRVLFKEITPKKKGLDLGIGEPQFETPKFIQDALKNHTHSLNIYPKSAFEEGLRVAQRDFFKRRFKIELKENELVSTLGSREVLFNFPSFVLFDYQNPTIAYPNPFYQIYEGAAKFIKAKSLLMPLVKENDFTPSLNEKELQEVDLVILNSPNNPTGRTLSLEELIAWVKLALKHDFILINDECYSEIYENTPPPSLLEACMLAGNEAFKNVLVIHSLSKRSSAPGLRSGFIAGDSRILEKYKAFRTYLGYTSANAIQKASEAAWLDDEHAEFFRNIYANNLKLARKTFKDTLIYPYSFYAYLPVKNGENFAKTLYQNEGITTLPALYLGRNRIGTDYVRLALVYDTPLLEKPLEIIETYRENHA; this is encoded by the coding sequence ATGACTTTTGAGCCATATCCTTTTGAACGATTGAGAGTCTTGTTTAAAGAGATCACCCCTAAAAAAAAGGGGCTAGATTTAGGCATCGGCGAGCCGCAATTTGAGACGCCCAAATTCATTCAAGACGCCCTCAAAAACCACACCCATTCGCTTAATATCTACCCTAAAAGCGCGTTTGAAGAGGGTTTGAGAGTGGCTCAAAGGGATTTTTTTAAACGCCGTTTCAAGATAGAATTGAAAGAAAACGAGTTAGTTTCCACGCTAGGTTCTAGGGAAGTGTTATTCAATTTCCCTAGTTTTGTTTTATTTGATTATCAAAACCCCACCATCGCCTACCCTAACCCTTTTTATCAAATCTATGAAGGGGCGGCCAAATTTATCAAAGCTAAAAGCCTTTTAATGCCTTTAGTTAAAGAAAATGATTTCACTCCAAGCTTGAATGAAAAAGAGTTGCAAGAAGTGGATTTAGTGATCTTAAATTCCCCTAACAACCCCACCGGGAGAACCCTTTCTTTAGAAGAGTTGATCGCTTGGGTCAAACTCGCTTTAAAACATGATTTTATTTTAATCAATGATGAATGTTATAGTGAAATTTATGAAAACACGCCTCCCCCTTCGCTTTTAGAAGCTTGCATGCTGGCTGGTAATGAAGCGTTCAAAAATGTTTTGGTTATCCATTCGCTCTCCAAACGATCTAGCGCTCCAGGGCTAAGGAGTGGTTTTATCGCTGGGGATAGTCGCATTCTAGAAAAATACAAAGCGTTTCGCACCTATTTAGGCTATACGAGCGCTAATGCAATCCAAAAGGCTAGTGAAGCGGCTTGGCTAGATGATGAGCATGCAGAATTTTTCCGCAATATTTATGCGAATAATTTGAAACTGGCGCGAAAAACCTTTAAAGACACGCTCATTTATCCTTATAGTTTTTATGCGTATCTGCCCGTTAAAAATGGCGAAAATTTTGCCAAAACGCTTTATCAAAACGAAGGCATCACCACCTTACCGGCCTTGTATTTAGGGCGTAATCGTATCGGCACTGACTATGTGCGTTTAGCCCTTGTCTATGACACTCCCCTTTTAGAAAAGCCTTTAGAAATCATAGAAACTTATCGAGAAAATCATGCTTGA
- a CDS encoding 2,3,4,5-tetrahydropyridine-2,6-carboxylate N-succinyltransferase produces the protein MMNKFKNFVSNYQQSNSYKEPLGFGIARVDIAPISKKILCATYPILNWKEENLGSYAVFCNSFSKEKVLKESASECVVEIDESFVLKALEFYTPFLNEAYSNKMAHKNIQVVLELLKALEENRLKNNNGESLYRLVILFEDKPCESVESAYMKLLALSLGKAPLRSLNLEGIFNQLSNAAWSGNKPYELEWLRMNEVALKMRGHFPSIDFIDKFPRYLMQLIPEFDNIRLLDSSKTRFGAYLGTGGYTQMPGASYVNFNAGAMGACMNEGRISSSVVVGAGTDIGGGASVLGVLSGGNNNPISIGKNCLLGANSVTGISLGDGCIVDAGVAILAGSVVEIEENEFKKLLEVNSALEKHANNLYKGKELSGKNGVHFRSNSQNGKLIAFRSVKKIELNQNLH, from the coding sequence ATGATGAATAAATTTAAAAATTTTGTGAGCAACTACCAGCAATCTAATAGTTATAAAGAGCCTTTAGGTTTTGGCATTGCCAGAGTGGATATTGCCCCTATTTCCAAAAAGATTTTATGCGCCACTTACCCCATTTTGAACTGGAAAGAGGAAAATCTAGGCTCTTATGCGGTGTTTTGTAACTCATTTTCTAAAGAAAAAGTCCTAAAAGAGAGCGCGAGCGAGTGCGTCGTTGAGATTGATGAAAGTTTTGTGTTAAAAGCGCTAGAGTTTTACACGCCCTTTTTGAATGAAGCCTATTCTAATAAAATGGCTCATAAGAATATCCAAGTGGTTTTAGAGCTTTTAAAGGCTTTAGAGGAAAATCGTTTGAAAAATAATAATGGGGAGTCTCTTTATCGCTTGGTGATCTTGTTTGAAGATAAGCCTTGTGAGAGCGTGGAGAGCGCGTATATGAAACTTTTAGCGCTCTCTTTAGGTAAAGCCCCTTTGAGGAGTTTGAATTTAGAGGGCATTTTTAACCAGCTTTCTAATGCAGCCTGGAGCGGTAACAAGCCTTATGAATTAGAATGGCTCAGGATGAACGAAGTGGCTTTAAAAATGCGAGGCCATTTCCCTAGCATTGATTTTATAGATAAATTCCCGCGCTATTTGATGCAATTAATCCCTGAATTTGATAATATCCGCTTATTGGATAGCTCAAAAACGCGCTTTGGGGCGTATTTAGGGACCGGAGGTTACACTCAAATGCCCGGGGCTAGTTATGTGAATTTTAACGCAGGGGCTATGGGAGCGTGCATGAATGAGGGGCGTATTTCTTCATCGGTGGTGGTTGGAGCAGGCACTGATATTGGTGGGGGAGCGAGCGTGTTAGGCGTTTTAAGCGGAGGGAATAACAACCCCATTAGCATTGGGAAAAATTGTTTGTTAGGGGCTAATAGCGTTACCGGAATTAGTCTAGGCGATGGCTGTATTGTGGATGCAGGCGTTGCGATACTAGCCGGGAGCGTGGTAGAAATTGAAGAAAATGAGTTTAAAAAGCTTTTAGAAGTGAATAGCGCTTTAGAAAAGCATGCGAACAACCTTTACAAAGGCAAGGAGCTTTCGGGTAAAAATGGCGTGCATTTTCGTTCCAATAGCCAAAATGGCAAGCTGATCGCTTTTAGGAGCGTGAAAAAAATTGAGTTGAATCAAAACCTGCATTAA
- the ispG gene encoding flavodoxin-dependent (E)-4-hydroxy-3-methylbut-2-enyl-diphosphate synthase codes for MLENRVKTKQIFIGGVAIGGDAPISTQSMTFSKTADIESTKNQIDRLKLAGADLVRVAVSNEKDALALKELKKVSSLPLIADIHFHYKFALIAAQSVDAIRINPGNIGSKDKIKAVVDACKEKNIPIRIGVNAGSLEKQFDQKYGPTPKGMVESALYNAKLLEDLDFTNFKISLKASDVMRTIEAYRMLRPLVIYPFHLGVTEAGNLFSSSIKSAMALGGLLMEGIGDTMRVSITGELENEIKVARAILRHSGRLKEGINWISCPTCGRIEANLVDMASKVEKRLSHIKTPLDISVMGCVVNALGEAKHADMAIAFGNRSGLIIKEGKVIHKLAEKDLFETFVIEVENLAKEREKSLKD; via the coding sequence ATGCTAGAAAATAGAGTTAAGACCAAGCAAATTTTTATCGGTGGCGTGGCCATAGGGGGTGATGCTCCCATAAGCACGCAAAGCATGACCTTTAGTAAAACCGCTGATATTGAAAGCACTAAAAATCAAATTGACCGACTCAAACTCGCCGGGGCTGATTTAGTGAGGGTGGCGGTGAGCAATGAAAAGGACGCCCTAGCCTTAAAAGAATTGAAAAAAGTGTCTTCCTTGCCCTTAATCGCTGATATTCATTTCCATTATAAATTCGCTCTCATTGCCGCTCAAAGCGTGGATGCGATCAGGATCAATCCCGGAAACATCGGCTCTAAAGACAAGATCAAAGCGGTGGTTGATGCTTGTAAAGAAAAAAACATTCCTATAAGAATTGGCGTGAATGCCGGGAGTTTAGAAAAGCAGTTTGATCAAAAATACGGGCCGACCCCAAAAGGCATGGTAGAAAGCGCTTTGTATAACGCTAAACTTTTAGAAGATTTGGATTTTACCAATTTTAAGATTTCTTTGAAAGCGAGCGATGTGATGCGTACCATAGAAGCTTACAGGATGCTACGGCCCCTTGTGATCTATCCTTTCCATTTGGGGGTTACTGAAGCGGGGAATCTTTTTAGCTCCAGTATCAAATCCGCCATGGCTTTAGGGGGGCTTTTAATGGAAGGCATTGGGGATACGATGCGCGTATCCATCACAGGGGAATTAGAAAATGAAATCAAAGTGGCTAGAGCGATTTTACGCCATAGCGGGCGTTTGAAAGAGGGGATTAATTGGATTTCTTGCCCCACTTGCGGGAGGATTGAAGCCAATTTAGTGGATATGGCGAGCAAGGTAGAAAAACGCCTAAGCCACATTAAAACCCCTTTAGACATTAGCGTGATGGGTTGCGTGGTGAACGCTTTAGGTGAAGCCAAACACGCAGACATGGCGATCGCTTTTGGGAATCGCAGCGGTTTGATCATTAAAGAGGGTAAAGTCATTCACAAACTGGCTGAAAAGGATTTGTTTGAAACTTTTGTCATAGAAGTGGAAAATTTAGCTAAAGAAAGAGAAAAAAGTTTAAAGGATTAG
- a CDS encoding tetratricopeptide repeat protein, with translation MLKKSLLWLVFLILQLSGAEENNQAPKNTPPELNPANAKGAPNPNTQITPKNDNSNLLDKLGSPENAQTELSAGIDLAKKGDYQGAFKLFSQSCDNGNAAGCFAVGAMYANGVGIQTNRLKAARYYEMGCSGGDATACANLAQMYENKKNADSNDKENALQLYAVACQGGDMLACNNLGWMFANGSGVPKDYYKAMGYYKFSCENGNDMGCYNLGLMSNVNNIYGIDKAQLSQVDLNYLACNAGDMMGCANLGWIYANGDLGAPLNNHYAAKYFQMACDGGILGSCNNLGVLYQKGLGVPQDDQRALDLFSYACDNGFESSCRNYGNFKEHLLRVNPNYGRLFMPYNSYEIP, from the coding sequence ATGCTCAAAAAAAGTTTGTTATGGCTTGTTTTTTTAATCTTACAGCTTAGCGGCGCTGAAGAAAACAATCAAGCCCCAAAAAACACGCCCCCTGAATTAAACCCCGCTAACGCTAAGGGCGCGCCAAACCCTAACACCCAAATCACCCCTAAAAACGATAACTCCAATCTGTTAGACAAATTGGGATCGCCTGAAAACGCTCAAACCGAGCTTTCTGCCGGTATTGATTTGGCTAAAAAGGGCGATTATCAAGGGGCTTTTAAGCTTTTTTCCCAATCGTGCGATAATGGTAATGCGGCTGGGTGTTTTGCGGTAGGGGCGATGTATGCTAATGGGGTAGGGATCCAAACCAACAGACTAAAAGCCGCTCGCTATTATGAAATGGGTTGCAGTGGGGGCGATGCGACCGCTTGTGCGAATCTGGCTCAAATGTATGAAAACAAAAAAAACGCTGATTCAAACGATAAAGAAAACGCTTTGCAATTGTATGCGGTGGCTTGTCAAGGGGGGGACATGCTCGCATGCAATAATTTGGGGTGGATGTTTGCTAATGGGAGTGGGGTCCCAAAAGATTATTACAAAGCGATGGGTTATTATAAATTTTCATGCGAAAACGGGAATGATATGGGGTGTTATAATTTGGGCTTGATGTCTAACGTGAATAATATTTATGGCATTGATAAGGCGCAGCTCAGTCAAGTGGATTTGAATTATTTGGCTTGTAACGCTGGGGACATGATGGGGTGTGCGAATTTAGGCTGGATTTATGCGAATGGGGATCTAGGGGCTCCGTTAAATAACCACTATGCGGCGAAGTATTTTCAAATGGCATGCGATGGGGGGATTTTGGGGAGTTGTAATAATTTAGGCGTGCTGTATCAAAAGGGCTTAGGCGTGCCTCAAGACGATCAAAGGGCTTTGGATTTATTCTCGTATGCATGCGATAATGGCTTTGAGTCAAGCTGTCGTAATTACGGGAATTTCAAAGAGCATTTATTGCGCGTGAATCCTAATTACGGGCGCTTGTTCATGCCATACAATTCTTATGAGATACCCTAG
- a CDS encoding NAD(P)H-dependent oxidoreductase, translated as MKKVLIINGAKAFGHSGGKLNETLTHHAKKTLESLGLEVDTTIVDKGYEKSQEVEKFFNADATIWQMPGWWMGEPWIVKKYIDEVFTSGHGKLYASDGRSSQNPTKNYGKGGLMQGKKYMLSLTWNAPIEAFNDPNEFFEGVGVDVVYLHLHKAFQFLGLSALPTFICNDVMKNPQVEQYLNSLTTHLHQAFGK; from the coding sequence ATGAAAAAAGTACTCATCATTAATGGGGCCAAAGCGTTCGGGCATTCTGGGGGGAAACTCAATGAAACCTTAACCCACCATGCAAAAAAGACTCTAGAATCTTTGGGGCTAGAAGTGGATACAACGATCGTGGATAAAGGCTATGAAAAGAGCCAAGAAGTGGAGAAATTCTTTAACGCTGATGCGACGATTTGGCAAATGCCTGGCTGGTGGATGGGCGAGCCTTGGATTGTGAAAAAATACATTGATGAAGTCTTCACTTCAGGGCATGGGAAACTTTATGCTAGCGATGGCAGAAGTTCGCAAAACCCCACTAAAAACTACGGGAAAGGGGGCTTGATGCAGGGCAAAAAATACATGTTGAGCTTGACTTGGAACGCTCCCATTGAAGCCTTTAACGATCCTAATGAATTTTTTGAAGGGGTGGGAGTGGATGTTGTGTATTTGCATTTGCATAAGGCGTTCCAGTTTTTAGGGCTTTCAGCGTTGCCCACTTTTATTTGTAACGATGTGATGAAAAACCCCCAAGTGGAGCAGTATCTTAACTCCCTAACCACGCATTTGCACCAAGCTTTTGGTAAGTGA
- the murC gene encoding UDP-N-acetylmuramate--L-alanine ligase produces the protein MLETPKVLLKNLQDCKIHFIGIGGIGISGLAKYLKAQGAKISGSDIAISPSVKYLKALGVEINIPHDPKAINHQDVIIHSAIIKEDNTEIQRAKELEIPILSRKDALYSILKDKRVFSVCGAHGKSSITAMLSAICPAFGAIIGAHSKEFDSNVRESADMSLVFEADESDSSFLFSNPFCAIVPNTEPEHLEHYDHDLERFFFAYKYFLDHAQKRVIYKEDPFLKNYSKDAIVLEKKDIYNIQYILKDGEPYTSFELKDLGAFLVWGLGEHNATNASLAILSALDELDLEEIRNNLLNFKGIKKRFDILQKNALILIDDYAHHPTEIGATLKSARIYANLLNTQEKIIVIWQAHKYSRLMDNLEEFKKCFLEHCDRLIILPVYSASEVKRDIDLKAHFKHYNPTFIDRVRKKGDFLELLVNDNVIETIEKGFVIGFGAGDITYQLRGEM, from the coding sequence ATGCTTGAAACCCCAAAAGTTTTACTCAAAAACTTACAAGATTGCAAGATCCATTTTATCGGTATAGGGGGGATTGGCATTTCAGGCTTAGCCAAATACCTTAAAGCGCAAGGGGCTAAGATCAGCGGCTCTGATATTGCCATAAGCCCTAGCGTTAAGTATTTGAAAGCTTTAGGCGTAGAAATTAATATCCCGCATGATCCAAAAGCGATCAACCATCAAGATGTCATTATCCATTCAGCCATTATCAAAGAAGACAATACCGAAATACAAAGGGCTAAGGAACTAGAAATCCCTATTTTGTCTCGTAAAGACGCTTTGTATTCTATCCTTAAAGACAAGCGCGTTTTTAGCGTGTGTGGGGCTCATGGAAAGAGTAGTATCACGGCCATGTTGAGCGCGATTTGCCCCGCTTTTGGAGCGATTATTGGGGCGCATTCTAAAGAGTTTGATTCCAATGTGCGAGAGAGCGCGGATATGAGCTTGGTTTTTGAAGCCGATGAAAGCGATTCAAGTTTTTTATTTTCTAACCCTTTTTGCGCGATTGTGCCTAACACAGAGCCAGAACATTTGGAGCATTATGACCACGATTTAGAGCGCTTTTTCTTCGCTTATAAATATTTTTTAGATCATGCTCAAAAAAGAGTGATTTACAAAGAAGATCCTTTTTTAAAAAACTATTCTAAAGACGCCATTGTTTTAGAAAAAAAAGACATTTATAATATCCAATACATTTTAAAAGACGGCGAGCCTTACACTTCATTTGAACTGAAAGACTTGGGGGCTTTTTTGGTGTGGGGGTTAGGCGAACATAACGCCACGAATGCGAGTTTAGCGATTTTAAGCGCTTTAGATGAATTGGATTTAGAAGAAATTAGAAATAATTTATTGAATTTCAAAGGCATTAAAAAACGCTTTGATATTTTGCAAAAAAACGCGCTCATTCTCATTGATGATTACGCCCACCACCCTACTGAAATTGGCGCCACTTTAAAAAGCGCTAGGATTTATGCCAATTTATTGAACACGCAAGAAAAAATTATTGTGATCTGGCAAGCGCACAAATACTCTCGCTTAATGGATAATTTAGAAGAGTTTAAAAAATGTTTTTTAGAGCATTGCGACAGATTAATTATCTTACCCGTTTATAGCGCGAGTGAAGTCAAAAGAGACATTGATTTGAAAGCCCATTTCAAGCATTATAACCCCACCTTTATAGACAGGGTGCGTAAAAAGGGGGATTTTTTAGAGCTGTTAGTCAATGATAATGTCATAGAAACGATTGAAAAAGGCTTTGTGATAGGCTTTGGAGCGGGGGATATTACCTATCAATTGAGAGGCGAAATGTAA
- a CDS encoding DUF262 domain-containing protein: MKATQSTINDFFALTGTIFSIPVYQRNYTWKEENCKKLLQDIVGISQNKKTHFMGSITYILRLIDDEKSLRQLQEFVIIDGQQRITTTMLLLKAIETKIQNEAIKKEIDGLLNLTGQRLRLKPIKSDKEAFDLVMQNRSHELQGGSHIRDNYKFFTKELENYISEGYRIEEIYGAFLRLKIVAIGLELGEDDPQVVFESINATGVQLEGLDLIRNYLMMGENSDRQKHLYETYWVPLEDWLGEKDLNDFIKTYLRIYLEKKLSDEEREVYYALKTHHRKNISDIEALMSDMREYGRIYQIFLDRDHYFLGRGDPQQLANLRLRIKDLVKIKFGVAKPFILRCARDFEEGKLDYENFHEILQILTSYYVRRSVCGEPTAALNKVLYSLYKQLEEDISADALKRYLGKSVGQAAFPNDDRIKAAFLVRNAYATNYVCKFILLEIEKLSNAEPPREENLEVEHFYPKTPTQEWRDRVGDYFTFEQDYLHNFGNLTLSGQNQKLSNKSYEAKIELMEEYSSLHLNDYFINNTHSWGIEEVRNRSEYLADQFCQVGLFKDLPKEYRARELHKTLDDDLTNHNLQSVKLPNDQRRMAINAKELASVVIDYLLENAREAFESYTDDESQKYIYWSKAKAEARDRDGTLVVPFEKYGFYFVSNASYQTTGSNLKDLISGCDLNPRDFIVE, from the coding sequence ATGAAAGCGACACAAAGCACCATTAACGATTTTTTTGCCTTAACAGGCACGATATTTTCTATCCCTGTATATCAGAGGAATTATACTTGGAAAGAAGAGAATTGTAAAAAATTACTGCAAGATATTGTCGGTATTTCTCAAAATAAGAAAACGCATTTCATGGGTTCTATCACTTATATTTTGCGTTTGATTGATGACGAAAAGAGCTTGAGACAACTCCAAGAATTTGTCATCATTGATGGGCAGCAAAGGATTACCACTACCATGCTTTTGCTTAAAGCCATAGAGACAAAGATACAAAATGAAGCAATAAAAAAGGAGATTGACGGACTACTCAATCTTACAGGACAAAGGTTGCGCCTAAAGCCCATTAAAAGCGACAAAGAAGCCTTTGATCTTGTCATGCAAAATCGATCGCATGAACTGCAAGGCGGATCGCACATTAGGGACAATTATAAATTTTTCACCAAAGAGCTTGAAAATTATATCAGCGAAGGGTATCGCATTGAAGAGATTTATGGCGCGTTTTTGCGGCTTAAAATCGTAGCCATAGGCTTAGAGCTAGGCGAAGACGATCCGCAAGTGGTGTTTGAAAGCATTAACGCCACGGGCGTGCAATTAGAAGGGCTGGATCTTATCCGCAACTACCTGATGATGGGGGAAAATTCTGACAGACAGAAACACCTTTATGAGACCTATTGGGTGCCTTTAGAAGATTGGCTTGGCGAAAAGGATTTGAATGATTTTATCAAAACCTATTTGAGAATCTACCTTGAAAAGAAACTAAGTGATGAAGAGCGTGAAGTGTATTACGCGCTAAAAACCCATCACAGAAAAAATATCTCTGATATAGAAGCCCTTATGAGCGATATGCGTGAGTATGGCAGAATCTATCAAATCTTTTTAGACAGAGATCATTATTTTTTAGGGCGTGGGGATCCGCAACAGTTAGCGAATTTACGCCTGCGTATTAAGGATCTTGTGAAAATCAAATTTGGCGTGGCAAAGCCCTTTATTTTGCGTTGCGCCAGAGATTTTGAAGAAGGCAAATTGGATTATGAAAACTTCCATGAAATTTTGCAAATCCTTACCAGCTACTATGTGCGCCGAAGCGTGTGCGGAGAGCCTACCGCCGCACTTAACAAAGTTCTTTATTCTTTATATAAACAGCTAGAAGAAGATATTTCAGCCGATGCATTGAAGCGGTATCTGGGCAAGAGCGTTGGTCAAGCGGCGTTCCCTAATGACGATAGAATTAAAGCGGCATTTCTTGTGCGTAACGCTTATGCAACAAATTATGTGTGCAAATTCATTCTGCTTGAGATAGAAAAGCTAAGCAACGCCGAACCGCCAAGAGAAGAAAATCTAGAAGTGGAACATTTCTACCCCAAAACCCCCACTCAAGAATGGCGCGATAGGGTGGGGGACTATTTCACTTTTGAGCAAGACTACCTCCATAATTTTGGGAATCTAACCCTATCAGGGCAAAATCAAAAGCTCAGCAACAAATCTTACGAGGCAAAAATAGAGCTTATGGAAGAATACAGCTCCTTGCATTTAAACGACTATTTCATCAATAACACCCATTCTTGGGGGATAGAGGAAGTGAGGAATAGGAGCGAATATTTAGCGGATCAATTCTGTCAAGTGGGATTGTTTAAAGATTTGCCTAAAGAATACCGCGCAAGAGAGCTTCACAAAACCCTTGATGATGACTTAACTAACCATAATCTTCAAAGCGTCAAGCTCCCCAATGATCAAAGGCGCATGGCAATAAACGCTAAAGAATTAGCTAGCGTTGTCATAGACTACTTGCTGGAAAACGCCAGGGAAGCCTTTGAAAGCTACACAGACGATGAGTCTCAAAAATACATTTATTGGAGTAAAGCAAAAGCTGAAGCAAGGGATAGAGATGGCACTTTGGTTGTGCCTTTTGAAAAATACGGATTTTACTTTGTAAGCAATGCGAGTTATCAAACTACGGGCAGTAATCTTAAAGATCTCATCTCAGGCTGCGATCTCAATCCCAGAGACTTTATTGTGGAATGA